The following are encoded together in the Streptomyces sp. NBC_01465 genome:
- the rodA gene encoding rod shape-determining protein RodA → MAGFSVSRYAPERGAWSKLTARDSVVRRLDWPLLLSALALSAIGSALVLSATRGRTSLTHGDQYYFLLRHVMNTGIGLALMIGTIWLGHRTLRGAIPILYGLSVLLILAVLSPLGQTVNGAHAWIVIGGGFSLQPSEFTKITIILGMAMILASRVDAGDQTHPDHRTVAKSLGLAAIPIMIVMLMPDLGSVMVMAIIVLGVLLASGASNRWVLGLLSAGAVGAVAVWQLGLLDEYQIARFAAFANPALDPAGVGYNTNQARIAIGSGGLTGTGLFHGSQTTGQFVPEQQTDFVFTVAGEELGFVGAGLILVLLGIVLWRACRIARETTELYGTIVAAGIIAWFAFQAFENIGMTLGIMPVAGLPLPFVSYGGSSMFAVWVAIGLLQSIRVQRPMTA, encoded by the coding sequence ATGGCCGGCTTCTCCGTCTCGCGTTACGCACCCGAGCGCGGCGCCTGGTCCAAACTCACGGCCCGCGACTCCGTGGTCCGCAGGCTCGACTGGCCGCTGCTCCTCTCCGCGCTCGCCCTCTCCGCGATCGGCTCCGCACTGGTCCTCTCGGCGACCCGCGGCCGCACCAGCCTCACCCACGGCGACCAGTACTACTTCCTGCTGCGCCACGTCATGAACACCGGCATCGGGCTCGCCCTGATGATCGGCACCATCTGGCTCGGCCACCGCACCCTGCGCGGCGCCATCCCGATCCTCTACGGCCTCTCGGTCCTGCTGATCCTCGCGGTCCTCTCCCCGCTCGGACAGACCGTCAACGGCGCCCACGCCTGGATCGTCATCGGCGGCGGATTCTCCCTCCAGCCCTCCGAGTTCACGAAGATCACGATCATCCTCGGCATGGCGATGATCCTCGCCTCCCGGGTCGACGCGGGCGACCAGACCCACCCCGACCACCGCACGGTCGCCAAGTCCCTGGGCCTTGCCGCGATCCCGATAATGATCGTCATGCTGATGCCGGACCTCGGCTCGGTCATGGTGATGGCGATCATCGTCCTCGGCGTCCTGCTCGCCTCCGGCGCCTCCAACCGCTGGGTGCTCGGACTGCTCTCCGCGGGTGCGGTCGGCGCCGTCGCCGTCTGGCAGCTCGGCCTCCTCGACGAGTACCAGATCGCCCGCTTCGCCGCCTTCGCCAACCCCGCCCTCGACCCGGCGGGCGTCGGCTACAACACCAACCAGGCGCGTATCGCGATCGGCTCCGGCGGACTCACCGGCACCGGCCTCTTCCACGGCTCGCAGACCACCGGGCAGTTCGTCCCCGAGCAGCAGACCGACTTCGTCTTCACCGTCGCCGGCGAGGAACTCGGCTTCGTGGGAGCCGGACTGATCCTCGTCCTCCTCGGCATCGTGCTCTGGCGCGCCTGCCGGATCGCGCGCGAGACGACCGAGCTGTACGGAACGATCGTGGCGGCCGGCATCATCGCCTGGTTCGCGTTCCAGGCCTTCGAGAACATCGGCATGACGCTGGGCATCATGCCCGTCGCCGGCCTTCCGCTTCCCTTCGTCTCCTACGGCGGATCGTCCATGTTCGCGGTCTGGGTCGCGATCGGACTCCTCCAGTCGATCCGCGTGCAACGCCCGATGACAGCCTGA
- the mreD gene encoding rod shape-determining protein MreD, producing the protein MRVNRMLLSATLVVVALVIQVSVLARLQLPGAVPDLLLLTVLGLAMVYGHVAGALIGFGAGLLADLAPPADHAAGRYALVLCVIGYLAGLAKPENGRMRSATVPMIVVVAAAIGTTLLYAGVGALVGDTAARHVGLGSLLFSAAVYDLLLAPFTVPFIMALARRAENDPLADTQGGGSNVASGWISSAGTGLRIGNQRGGLRMKAAKSRAAKAGRIKGVKRL; encoded by the coding sequence ATGCGTGTCAACCGGATGCTGCTCTCGGCCACGCTGGTGGTGGTCGCCCTGGTGATCCAGGTGAGCGTGCTCGCCCGACTCCAACTCCCCGGCGCCGTACCGGACCTGCTCCTGCTGACCGTCCTCGGTCTGGCCATGGTCTACGGACACGTCGCGGGCGCCCTCATCGGCTTCGGCGCAGGCCTCCTCGCCGACCTCGCCCCACCCGCCGACCACGCCGCCGGGCGCTACGCGCTCGTGCTGTGCGTGATCGGCTACCTCGCCGGACTCGCCAAGCCCGAGAACGGCCGGATGCGGTCCGCGACCGTACCGATGATCGTCGTGGTCGCCGCCGCGATCGGCACCACCCTGCTGTACGCCGGTGTGGGCGCCCTCGTCGGCGACACGGCGGCCCGCCATGTGGGCCTCGGCTCACTGCTGTTCAGCGCGGCGGTCTACGACCTGCTGCTCGCACCCTTCACCGTTCCGTTCATCATGGCGCTGGCCAGACGCGCCGAGAACGACCCGCTCGCCGACACCCAGGGCGGCGGCAGCAACGTCGCCTCCGGCTGGATCTCCTCGGCGGGAACGGGTCTGCGGATCGGCAACCAGCGCGGGGGACTCCGGATGAAGGCCGCCAAGTCCCGTGCGGCCAAGGCCGGACGCATCAAGGGGGTCAAGCGCCTGTGA
- the ndk gene encoding nucleoside-diphosphate kinase, producing MSQRTLVLLKPDTVRRGLIGEVIGRIERKANWTISALELRTLDQDTLEAHYGEHKGKPFYEPLVEFMASGPIVALVVEGERVIEGVRALAGPTDPIAAAPGSIRGDFGTIVRENLIHASDSEESAERELKIFFPSSS from the coding sequence GTGAGCCAGCGCACTCTCGTCCTGCTCAAGCCGGACACCGTACGCCGTGGTCTGATCGGCGAGGTCATCGGCCGCATCGAGCGCAAGGCGAACTGGACGATCTCCGCGCTGGAGCTGCGCACCCTGGACCAGGACACCCTGGAAGCGCACTACGGCGAGCACAAGGGCAAGCCTTTCTACGAGCCCCTGGTCGAGTTCATGGCGTCGGGTCCGATCGTCGCCCTCGTCGTCGAGGGCGAGCGCGTCATCGAGGGCGTCCGCGCCCTGGCCGGCCCGACCGACCCGATCGCCGCGGCGCCTGGCTCCATTCGTGGGGATTTCGGGACCATCGTCCGGGAGAACCTCATCCACGCCTCGGACTCCGAGGAGTCCGCAGAGCGAGAACTGAAGATCTTCTTCCCTTCCTCTTCCTGA
- a CDS encoding rod shape-determining protein — MSFIGRDMAIDLGTANTLVYVRGRGIVLNEPSVVAINTNTGGILAVGSEAKKMIGRTPGNIVAVRPLKDGVIADFEITERMLRYFILKIHKRRYLARPRVVVCVPSGITGVERRAVIEASTQAGARQVHIIEEPMAAAIGSGLPVHEATGNMVVDIGGGTTEVAVISLGGIVTAQSIRVAGDELDNAIIQHIKKEYSLLLGERTAEQIKITIGSAFDLDKDEHTEIRGRDLVSGLPKTVVISAAEVRKAIEEPVNAIVDAVKTTLDKCPPELSGDVMDRGIVLTGGGALLRGLDERLRHETGMPIHIAEDPLDSVALGSGKCVEEFEALQQVLDAQPRR; from the coding sequence ATGTCGTTCATCGGCCGTGACATGGCTATCGACCTCGGGACTGCCAACACGCTGGTGTACGTCAGAGGTCGAGGGATCGTTCTCAATGAGCCCTCCGTCGTCGCCATCAACACCAACACCGGCGGAATCCTCGCGGTCGGCTCCGAGGCGAAGAAGATGATCGGCCGTACGCCGGGCAACATCGTTGCCGTGCGGCCGCTGAAGGACGGCGTGATCGCCGACTTCGAGATCACCGAGCGGATGCTCCGCTACTTCATCCTCAAGATCCACAAGCGTCGCTACCTGGCCCGCCCGCGCGTCGTCGTCTGTGTGCCCAGCGGCATCACCGGAGTCGAGCGCCGCGCCGTCATCGAGGCCTCCACCCAGGCCGGCGCCCGCCAGGTGCACATCATCGAAGAGCCCATGGCCGCGGCCATCGGCTCGGGCCTGCCGGTCCACGAGGCCACCGGCAACATGGTGGTCGACATCGGCGGCGGCACCACCGAGGTCGCCGTGATCTCGCTCGGCGGAATCGTCACGGCACAGTCGATCCGCGTCGCCGGCGACGAGCTGGACAACGCGATCATCCAGCACATCAAGAAGGAGTACTCGCTCCTCCTCGGTGAGCGCACCGCCGAACAGATCAAGATCACGATCGGCTCGGCCTTCGACCTGGACAAGGACGAGCACACCGAGATCCGTGGCCGCGACCTCGTCTCCGGACTCCCCAAGACCGTCGTCATCTCGGCCGCCGAGGTCCGCAAGGCCATCGAGGAGCCCGTCAACGCGATCGTCGACGCGGTGAAGACGACCCTCGACAAGTGCCCGCCGGAGCTCTCCGGCGACGTCATGGACCGCGGCATCGTCCTGACCGGCGGCGGCGCCCTGCTGCGCGGACTCGACGAGCGGCTGCGCCACGAGACGGGCATGCCGATCCACATCGCCGAGGACCCGCTCGACTCCGTCGCGCTCGGATCCGGCAAGTGTGTCGAGGAGTTCGAGGCGCTGCAGCAGGTCCTGGACGCGCAGCCCCGCAGGTAG
- the mreC gene encoding rod shape-determining protein MreC has product MRDTRESRLLLVLLIAIAFALITVDIRGGEDSPVDGARQAAATVFGPVEKGVASAVDPVGNAIGAVRDSGERHNRISALERENAALKEKLGSDDRNRSRLRQFDTMLKTAGEGQYGIKGAQVIAIGAAQGFSWTVTIDAGSDDGILRDMTVLNGDGLVGRVTTVGPSTATVLLANDPDFTVGTRMENTDELGFATGQGDRPLSVQLLNGKARVKPGDRLVTFGSQADKPFVPGVPVGVVTRVDPSGGDLTRTIYVRPYVGFTKLDIVGVVVTAPRTNPRDEVLPKKPEKPKPTPTVTVTATPSGGASYPQQ; this is encoded by the coding sequence GTGAGGGACACACGAGAGAGCCGTCTGCTCCTGGTGCTGCTGATCGCCATCGCGTTCGCGCTGATCACAGTGGACATCCGAGGCGGCGAGGACTCACCGGTCGACGGCGCCCGGCAGGCCGCCGCCACCGTCTTCGGGCCGGTCGAGAAGGGCGTCGCCTCCGCGGTCGACCCGGTGGGCAACGCGATCGGCGCCGTACGGGACTCCGGAGAGCGCCACAACCGCATCTCCGCACTGGAGCGTGAGAACGCCGCTCTGAAGGAGAAGCTCGGCAGCGACGACCGGAACCGCAGCCGGCTGCGCCAGTTCGACACCATGCTCAAGACCGCGGGCGAAGGCCAGTACGGCATCAAGGGTGCCCAGGTCATCGCCATAGGAGCGGCCCAGGGCTTCTCCTGGACCGTCACCATCGACGCCGGATCCGACGACGGCATCCTGCGCGACATGACCGTACTGAACGGCGACGGACTCGTCGGCCGCGTCACCACCGTCGGCCCCTCCACGGCAACCGTCCTGCTCGCCAACGACCCGGACTTCACCGTCGGCACCCGGATGGAGAACACCGACGAACTCGGCTTCGCCACCGGCCAGGGCGACCGCCCGCTCTCCGTCCAACTCCTCAACGGCAAGGCCCGGGTCAAGCCCGGCGACCGCCTCGTCACCTTCGGCTCGCAGGCCGACAAGCCCTTCGTCCCCGGCGTCCCCGTCGGTGTGGTCACCCGCGTCGACCCCTCGGGCGGCGACCTGACCCGCACGATCTACGTGCGGCCGTACGTCGGCTTCACCAAGCTCGACATCGTCGGCGTCGTCGTCACCGCCCCGCGCACCAACCCGCGCGACGAAGTCCTGCCCAAGAAGCCCGAGAAGCCGAAGCCCACGCCGACCGTCACCGTCACGGCGACGCCCTCCGGTGGCGCCTCGTACCCCCAGCAGTAG
- the mrdA gene encoding penicillin-binding protein 2, producing MTNIPETGRTSRVQIRLVVIQILVFSLLLTLGGRLWYLQVRNGQEYTDEAKNNHVQQVVQPAVRGSILDSRGVPLADNETRLVVTASRTELLKMKDDGKAVLTRLAGVLKMKPKDVMDKVRLCDSKTPKPCWNGSPYQPIPITDEATTQQSLQIRERSEDFPGISADPTAVRRYTSPGKANTSQVLGYLSPVTDDEITKAKDTESPYLRSDQVGRSGLERTYDKELRGKAGVTRYEVDNLGRVIGEADSDKAQAGSNVVTSIDARVQALTEYELNYAMKEARKQFDKLTGTNYKADSGAAIVMEAKTGRIVAMASAPTYDPNAWVGGISAKDYAKLTSKSSNYPLLNRAIQGQSAPGSTFKVVSTAAAVEAGYVWDGGYPCTSSYSVGNQVFKNFEGENFGPISLGRALEVSCDTVFYGLADREWKKDGGINPKKGEPKDFFYKAAHQFGLGQETGVDLPNEVTGRVPDRQWKQSFWKANKNIWCQQGKKNGTYVEQIAYENCLEGNKMREGDSINYSIGQGDTLVTPVQMAMIYGALANGGTEHVPTIGKAIISADGKTVQEIKPKVKAKLPVSKATLKGMDKALAGVVTSGTAAWKFQGWPQDKIELHAKTGTAEVYGKQTTSWLATYSKDYTVIMTISQAGTGSGASGEAIRNIYSGLYGVQSDGSVDNKKALLPTPQTSLPKIATDGSIDSPKITDYDPNSNKAPAKTGDQQLAARVGRRD from the coding sequence GTGACCAACATCCCCGAAACCGGGCGGACCTCAAGGGTCCAGATCCGGCTCGTCGTCATCCAGATCCTCGTCTTCTCCCTCCTCCTCACCCTCGGCGGCCGCCTCTGGTACCTCCAGGTCCGCAACGGCCAGGAGTACACCGACGAGGCCAAGAACAACCACGTCCAGCAGGTCGTCCAGCCCGCCGTACGCGGCTCCATCCTCGACTCCCGCGGTGTGCCGCTCGCCGACAACGAGACCCGCCTCGTCGTCACCGCGTCCCGCACCGAGCTGCTGAAGATGAAGGACGACGGCAAGGCCGTCCTCACCCGCCTCGCCGGGGTCCTGAAGATGAAGCCCAAGGACGTCATGGACAAGGTCCGCCTCTGCGACTCCAAGACCCCCAAGCCCTGCTGGAACGGCTCCCCGTACCAGCCGATCCCCATCACCGACGAGGCCACCACCCAGCAGTCCCTGCAGATCCGCGAGCGCTCCGAGGACTTCCCCGGCATCTCCGCCGACCCCACCGCCGTGCGCCGCTACACCTCGCCCGGCAAGGCCAACACCTCGCAGGTCCTCGGCTACCTCTCGCCCGTCACCGACGACGAGATCACCAAGGCCAAGGACACCGAGTCGCCCTATCTGCGCTCCGACCAGGTCGGCCGCTCCGGCCTGGAGCGCACGTACGACAAGGAGCTGCGCGGCAAGGCGGGTGTCACCCGTTACGAGGTCGACAACCTGGGCCGGGTCATCGGCGAGGCCGACAGCGACAAGGCGCAGGCCGGGTCCAACGTCGTCACCTCGATCGACGCCCGCGTCCAGGCGCTGACCGAGTACGAGCTGAACTACGCGATGAAGGAAGCCCGCAAGCAGTTCGACAAGCTCACCGGCACCAACTACAAGGCCGACTCCGGCGCCGCCATCGTCATGGAGGCCAAGACCGGCCGCATCGTCGCCATGGCCTCCGCGCCGACGTACGACCCGAACGCCTGGGTCGGCGGCATCTCCGCCAAGGACTACGCCAAGCTCACCAGCAAGAGCTCCAACTACCCGCTCCTCAACCGGGCCATACAGGGTCAGTCCGCGCCCGGTTCGACCTTCAAGGTGGTCTCCACGGCCGCCGCGGTCGAGGCCGGATACGTGTGGGACGGCGGCTACCCCTGCACCAGCTCCTACTCGGTGGGCAACCAGGTCTTCAAGAACTTCGAGGGCGAGAACTTCGGCCCCATCTCGCTCGGCCGCGCCCTGGAAGTCTCCTGCGACACCGTCTTCTACGGCCTCGCCGACCGCGAGTGGAAGAAGGACGGCGGCATCAACCCGAAGAAGGGTGAGCCCAAGGACTTCTTCTACAAGGCCGCCCACCAGTTCGGGCTCGGCCAGGAGACCGGCGTCGACCTCCCCAACGAGGTCACCGGCCGCGTCCCCGACCGCCAGTGGAAGCAGAGCTTCTGGAAGGCGAACAAGAACATCTGGTGCCAGCAGGGCAAGAAGAACGGCACCTACGTCGAGCAGATCGCGTACGAGAACTGCCTCGAAGGCAACAAGATGCGCGAGGGCGACTCGATCAACTACTCCATCGGCCAGGGCGACACCCTCGTCACCCCGGTCCAGATGGCGATGATCTACGGCGCCCTCGCCAACGGCGGCACCGAGCACGTCCCGACCATCGGCAAGGCGATCATCAGCGCCGACGGCAAGACCGTCCAGGAGATCAAGCCGAAGGTCAAGGCCAAGCTCCCGGTCAGCAAGGCCACGCTCAAGGGCATGGACAAGGCCCTCGCGGGTGTCGTCACCAGCGGTACCGCCGCCTGGAAGTTCCAGGGCTGGCCGCAGGACAAGATCGAGCTGCACGCCAAGACCGGTACCGCCGAGGTGTACGGCAAGCAGACGACGTCATGGCTCGCCACGTACAGCAAGGACTACACGGTGATCATGACGATCTCCCAGGCCGGTACGGGTTCCGGCGCCTCAGGTGAGGCGATCCGCAACATCTACAGCGGGCTGTACGGCGTCCAGTCCGACGGCTCCGTCGACAACAAGAAGGCCCTGCTGCCCACGCCTCAGACGTCCCTCCCCAAGATCGCCACGGACGGCTCGATCGACTCCCCGAAGATCACCGACTACGACCCGAACTCGAACAAGGCCCCGGCCAAGACCGGCGACCAGCAGCTCGCCGCCCGCGTCGGCAGGAGGGACTGA
- a CDS encoding DUF4233 domain-containing protein → MRTLCASTLIGEFFVIGFAGLVAMKGDISDAVVWTVCGIAMLLSVLLCGMLSRPGAIQIGWVLQIGLIASGFVVPTMFILGAVFAGLWWASVHYGRKIDEAKARWAAQASAEPDAA, encoded by the coding sequence ATGCGCACACTCTGTGCATCCACACTGATCGGCGAATTCTTCGTCATCGGCTTCGCGGGCCTGGTCGCCATGAAGGGCGACATCTCGGACGCGGTGGTCTGGACGGTCTGCGGCATCGCGATGCTGCTCTCGGTCCTGCTCTGCGGAATGCTGAGCCGCCCGGGCGCGATCCAGATCGGCTGGGTCCTGCAGATCGGCCTGATCGCGAGCGGCTTCGTGGTCCCGACGATGTTCATCCTGGGCGCGGTCTTCGCAGGCCTGTGGTGGGCGTCGGTGCACTACGGCCGAAAGATCGACGAGGCCAAGGCCCGCTGGGCCGCACAGGCTTCCGCCGAACCTGACGCTGCGTAA
- a CDS encoding rod shape-determining protein → MDIGIDLGTANTLLYARGQGIVLNEPSVVAVQGDSRKALSVGTEAKETIGRTPGSITAIRPLRDGVISDYEAAEEMIRHFVRKAVPGRRPRTRMVVCVPSGVTPVERRAIVHASQRAGAKSVHLIEEPMAAAIGAGLPVSDPRGSMVVDIGGGTTEVAVISLGGIVTSQSLRVGGDRLDAAITDYVRKEHGLLIGERTAEDVKVAIGSAWPVPGNAELEELTFTVRGREKVRGLPKTVDLRSREVRSALDEPVEAIIAAVRATLEECPPELSGDVMEYGIVLTGGGALLPGLDLRMASATGIPVFVADDPLDCVVLGAGKCAEDFEGLEKVLRAA, encoded by the coding sequence ATGGACATAGGTATCGATCTCGGCACTGCCAATACGCTGCTCTACGCCCGCGGCCAGGGGATCGTGCTCAACGAACCGTCGGTGGTCGCGGTTCAGGGGGACAGCCGCAAAGCCCTGTCGGTGGGCACCGAGGCCAAGGAGACCATCGGGCGGACGCCCGGTTCGATCACCGCGATCCGGCCGCTGCGGGACGGCGTGATCTCCGACTACGAGGCCGCCGAGGAGATGATCAGGCACTTCGTACGGAAGGCCGTGCCCGGACGGCGGCCGAGGACCCGGATGGTGGTCTGCGTGCCCAGCGGGGTGACGCCGGTGGAGCGCCGCGCGATCGTGCACGCCTCGCAGCGGGCCGGGGCGAAGTCCGTGCATCTGATCGAGGAGCCGATGGCGGCGGCGATCGGGGCGGGGCTGCCGGTGTCGGATCCGCGCGGGTCGATGGTGGTCGACATCGGCGGCGGGACGACGGAGGTGGCGGTGATCTCGCTGGGCGGGATCGTCACGTCGCAGTCGCTGCGGGTGGGCGGCGACCGGCTGGACGCGGCGATCACGGATTACGTACGCAAGGAGCACGGGCTCCTGATCGGCGAGCGGACCGCCGAGGACGTGAAGGTGGCGATCGGCTCGGCGTGGCCGGTGCCGGGCAACGCCGAGTTGGAGGAGCTGACCTTCACGGTGCGCGGGCGCGAGAAGGTGCGCGGGCTGCCGAAGACCGTGGATCTGCGGTCCAGGGAGGTGCGTTCGGCGCTGGACGAGCCGGTGGAGGCGATCATCGCGGCGGTGCGGGCGACGCTGGAGGAGTGTCCGCCGGAGCTCTCGGGCGATGTCATGGAGTACGGGATCGTGCTGACCGGGGGCGGTGCGCTGCTTCCGGGTCTCGATCTGCGGATGGCGTCGGCGACCGGGATTCCGGTGTTCGTGGCGGACGACCCGCTGGACTGTGTGGTGCTGGGCGCGGGGAAGTGCGCGGAGGACTTCGAGGGGCTGGAGAAGGTGCTGCGGGCGGCGTAA
- a CDS encoding CYTH and CHAD domain-containing protein — MADTKREIERKYEATDDNQLPDLTRVPGVSAVIDKGVAELDATYYDTPDQRLAAGALTLRRRTGGDDAGWHLKFPVAPDVRDEIRAPLSDTVPRALAALARSRTRDAELVPVVRLLSSRDVRHLTADDGALVAELSIDAVRAERLAGGPGESHWTEIEVELADDVDPAVLDAVEKRLRKAGIRRSHSASKLARALAETAPSVPAPRREVDPGTAGAHVLAYLRAQVDAIVAYDPAVRRELPDSVHQLRVATRRLRSAFRTYGKILDRTVTDPVGEELKWLAAELGVDRDQEVLTERLTSRINALPRTLLLGPVRGRLRIWTVARRTGSRRHTLAVLDGHRYLALLETLDALLAAPPLLPRAAQPAAQVLPRSVLKDHTRLATRIEHALALPPGEERDLAMHEARKAAKRARYAGEAATPALGTPAQRFAKRMKAVQTVLGDHQDSVVAREALRTLAAQAHAAGETAFTWGLLYGHEEASAADRERELPKVWARAAGAPAF, encoded by the coding sequence ATGGCGGACACGAAGCGCGAGATCGAGCGGAAGTACGAAGCCACCGACGACAACCAGCTGCCCGACCTGACCCGAGTCCCCGGTGTCTCGGCCGTCATCGACAAAGGCGTCGCCGAACTCGACGCGACCTACTACGACACCCCCGACCAGCGGCTCGCGGCCGGCGCTCTGACCCTGCGCCGCCGCACCGGCGGTGACGACGCGGGCTGGCACCTCAAGTTCCCGGTCGCCCCGGACGTGCGCGACGAGATCCGCGCCCCCCTCTCCGACACCGTCCCGCGAGCGCTGGCCGCCCTCGCCCGCTCGCGCACCCGTGACGCCGAACTCGTCCCCGTCGTACGCCTGTTGTCCTCCCGCGACGTACGTCATCTGACGGCGGACGACGGTGCGCTGGTCGCGGAGCTCAGCATCGACGCGGTACGGGCCGAGCGGCTGGCCGGCGGCCCGGGGGAGTCGCACTGGACGGAGATCGAGGTCGAGCTCGCCGACGACGTGGATCCCGCGGTCCTCGACGCCGTCGAGAAGCGTCTGCGCAAGGCGGGCATCCGCCGGTCGCACTCCGCCTCCAAGCTTGCCCGCGCCCTGGCCGAGACCGCCCCGTCGGTTCCCGCGCCCCGGCGCGAGGTCGATCCGGGCACGGCGGGGGCGCACGTGCTGGCGTACCTCCGTGCGCAGGTCGACGCGATCGTCGCGTACGACCCGGCCGTACGGCGCGAACTCCCCGACTCCGTCCACCAGTTGAGGGTCGCGACCCGCCGGCTGCGCAGCGCGTTCCGTACGTACGGGAAGATCCTCGACCGCACCGTCACCGATCCCGTCGGCGAGGAACTCAAATGGCTGGCGGCCGAGTTGGGCGTCGACCGCGACCAGGAAGTGCTCACCGAGCGCCTCACCTCCCGCATCAACGCCCTCCCCAGGACCCTCCTGCTCGGCCCCGTCCGCGGCCGCCTGCGCATCTGGACCGTCGCCCGCCGCACCGGATCGCGCCGCCACACCCTCGCCGTGCTCGACGGCCACCGCTACCTGGCCCTCCTGGAGACGCTCGACGCCCTCCTCGCGGCACCCCCGCTGCTGCCCCGGGCCGCACAGCCCGCGGCGCAGGTGCTCCCCAGGTCGGTCCTGAAGGACCACACGCGCCTCGCGACCCGTATCGAACATGCGCTCGCACTGCCCCCGGGCGAGGAACGCGACCTGGCGATGCACGAGGCCCGCAAGGCCGCCAAGCGTGCGCGGTACGCGGGGGAGGCGGCGACCCCGGCCCTCGGCACACCGGCGCAACGCTTCGCCAAGCGCATGAAGGCCGTACAGACGGTCCTCGGCGACCACCAGGACAGCGTCGTGGCCCGCGAAGCCCTCCGCACCCTGGCGGCCCAGGCCCACGCGGCGGGCGAGACGGCCTTCACCTGGGGGCTGCTCTACGGCCATGAGGAGGCGTCCGCGGCGGACCGCGAGCGGGAGCTGCCGAAGGTGTGGGCGAGGGCGGCCGGGGCCCCGGCGTTCTGA
- the folC gene encoding bifunctional tetrahydrofolate synthase/dihydrofolate synthase, with translation MDDRFDEIVDAETNRDPDLAVIEAGSRTLRTQSGAPQGDQVPARPADPEVDKALRAVEQELLGRWPETKLDPSLVRMEALLDVLGEPHKAYPSIHITGTNGKTSTARMIETLLGAFHLRTGRYTSPHVQSITERISLDGVPISAERFIETFEDIKPYVEMTDASQEHRLSFFEALTGMAYAAFADAPVDVAVVEVGMGGSWDATNVIESSVAVVTPISLDHTDRLGNTPGEIAVEKSGIIKQDATVILAQQPVDAAQVMLKKAVEANATVAREGMEFGVTTREIAVGGQQLTLRGLGGEYEEIFLPLYGAHQAHNAAVALAAVEAFFGIGAHQAGALDIETVRKAFASVTSPGRLEVVRRSPTVVLDAAHNPAGAAVTAAGITEAFNFSRLIGVVGASGDKDVRGLLEAFEPIFAEIVVTQNSTPRAMNADDLAAIAVEVFGDERVVVEPRLDDALEAAITLAEEEDEYAGAGVLVTGSVITVGEARLLLGRG, from the coding sequence ATGGACGACAGGTTCGACGAGATCGTCGACGCAGAGACCAACCGCGATCCCGACCTGGCGGTGATCGAGGCGGGCAGCCGTACGCTGCGCACGCAGTCCGGCGCCCCCCAGGGCGACCAGGTCCCGGCCCGACCGGCCGACCCCGAGGTCGACAAGGCGCTGCGCGCGGTGGAGCAGGAGCTGCTCGGCCGCTGGCCCGAGACGAAGCTCGACCCCTCCCTCGTACGGATGGAAGCGCTGCTCGACGTCCTGGGCGAGCCCCACAAGGCGTACCCCTCCATCCACATCACCGGCACCAACGGCAAGACGTCGACGGCCCGCATGATCGAGACGCTGCTCGGCGCCTTCCACCTGCGCACCGGCCGCTACACCTCGCCGCACGTCCAGTCGATCACCGAGCGCATCAGCCTGGACGGTGTGCCGATCTCGGCCGAGCGGTTCATCGAAACGTTCGAGGACATCAAGCCGTACGTGGAGATGACGGACGCCTCCCAGGAGCACCGCCTCTCCTTCTTCGAGGCGCTCACGGGCATGGCGTACGCGGCCTTCGCGGACGCGCCCGTGGATGTCGCGGTCGTCGAGGTCGGCATGGGCGGCAGCTGGGACGCCACCAACGTCATCGAGTCGTCGGTCGCCGTCGTCACCCCCATCTCCCTCGACCACACCGACCGCCTGGGCAACACGCCTGGCGAGATCGCCGTCGAGAAGTCCGGAATCATCAAGCAGGACGCGACGGTCATCCTGGCCCAGCAGCCGGTGGACGCCGCCCAGGTGATGCTGAAGAAGGCCGTCGAGGCCAACGCCACGGTCGCCCGCGAGGGCATGGAGTTCGGCGTCACGACCCGCGAGATCGCGGTCGGCGGCCAGCAGTTGACGCTGCGGGGCCTCGGCGGCGAGTACGAGGAGATCTTCCTCCCCCTCTACGGAGCCCACCAGGCGCACAACGCGGCCGTTGCCCTCGCCGCGGTCGAGGCGTTCTTCGGCATCGGCGCCCACCAGGCCGGCGCGCTCGACATCGAGACGGTCCGCAAGGCCTTCGCCTCGGTGACGTCGCCGGGCCGCCTGGAGGTCGTACGCCGCTCGCCCACCGTCGTCCTGGACGCCGCGCACAACCCGGCGGGCGCTGCGGTCACGGCGGCGGGCATCACGGAGGCGTTCAACTTCTCGCGCCTGATCGGCGTGGTCGGGGCCAGCGGCGACAAGGACGTGCGCGGCCTCCTTGAAGCCTTCGAGCCGATCTTCGCGGAGATCGTCGTCACGCAGAACTCCACACCCCGCGCGATGAACGCGGACGACCTCGCCGCGATCGCCGTCGAGGTCTTCGGCGACGAGCGCGTCGTCGTCGAACCCCGCCTGGACGACGCCCTGGAAGCGGCGATCACCCTCGCGGAGGAAGAGGACGAGTACGCGGGGGCGGGCGTCCTGGTCACCGGCTCGGTCATCACGGTCGGCGAGGCCCGGCTGCTCCTGGGGAGGGGCTGA